A portion of the Eubacterium maltosivorans genome contains these proteins:
- a CDS encoding YigZ family protein: MEQQDYLTVLTPFETELEIKKSRFIGRVYPVRDETEADTILARVKKEHYKATHVCSAWVLNTVPARQKASDDGEPSGTAGKPILEVINKRDIKNILVLVIRYFGGIKLGAGGLIRAYSGTAAEVLNQCEVVKKQFSDIVTVEIDYTSYGGLMNVLAAEGYKPAAESFGEKVGLDFEIEIKKTESFLALIRETTNGRFDYAVMEQRYVDIPFFKLSVDEPKRV; the protein is encoded by the coding sequence ATGGAACAGCAAGATTATCTGACAGTGCTCACCCCCTTTGAGACAGAGCTTGAGATTAAAAAATCCCGCTTTATCGGGCGCGTTTATCCTGTCCGGGATGAAACCGAAGCCGACACAATTCTGGCCAGGGTAAAAAAAGAGCATTACAAGGCCACCCATGTTTGCTCTGCCTGGGTTTTAAACACGGTTCCGGCCCGCCAGAAGGCAAGCGACGACGGCGAGCCCTCGGGGACAGCCGGGAAGCCGATTCTGGAGGTCATCAACAAGCGCGATATTAAAAATATCCTAGTGCTGGTTATCCGCTATTTTGGCGGGATCAAGTTGGGCGCAGGCGGCCTTATCCGGGCGTACAGCGGTACAGCGGCCGAAGTGCTGAACCAGTGCGAGGTGGTCAAAAAGCAGTTTTCGGATATTGTTACCGTTGAGATCGACTATACGAGCTACGGCGGACTGATGAACGTGCTGGCGGCCGAGGGCTATAAGCCGGCGGCCGAAAGCTTTGGCGAAAAGGTGGGTCTGGATTTTGAAATCGAAATAAAAAAAACCGAGAGCTTCCTGGCGCTGATCCGGGAAACCACCAATGGGCGCTTTGATTACGCGGTCATGGAACAGCGCTATGTGGATATACCTTTTTTTAAATTAAGCGTTGATGAACCGAAACGTGTATGA
- the hflX gene encoding GTPase HflX yields the protein MTEVKAEGVRRSILDELNKLIGYTMENQVLLDEDVLAVLIRLTKTLGREILVMTNDKSKIEYVGIGDAAKVPLDHSRVQENRKGLNRIRVIHTHPGGNPHLSEEDFSASDHLSVECMVAVGVGEGRPVLFGIGAPVVKDGQVVYGMGICESLEQLNRFPLENYVLAANRTLRRDPGAGFDIEDERERALLIGVEVSGSRGGIDLEESMEELARLVETAEGEVAEVVTQHRPQIDPVFYVGRGKLLEILKIIQNKDINLIVANDELSANQIGNIEGITGVKTIDRTTIILDIFARQARTREGKLQVELAQQKYRLSHLKGLGIVLSRTGGGIGTRGPGEKKLETDRRHIRRQIDELERKNAKINQTNELNAKGRQKNNIRTVSLIGYTNSGKSTLFNVLTESDAVIKDGLFITLDSTIRKVRPEAGDYLVSDTVGFIEKLPHELIKAFKTTLKEVETADLLLHVVDASNPNYKSQIEVVNQVLRDIGSGHKRVLMVYNKMDRLVPEERERFENRAARAGDAICISAREKWHIEALTALIEGDLKGMSLEKTYCIPYEDSRAIAVLHEKSTVLDTRYDEGGTRVRVSIDSEFPAHQYEKYEVEAE from the coding sequence ATGACTGAAGTAAAAGCAGAAGGGGTGCGCCGGAGCATCCTGGACGAACTGAATAAGCTGATTGGCTATACCATGGAGAACCAGGTGCTGCTGGATGAGGATGTGCTTGCGGTGCTGATAAGGCTTACGAAGACCCTGGGCCGGGAAATTCTGGTGATGACCAACGACAAAAGCAAAATTGAATATGTGGGGATCGGCGACGCGGCCAAGGTGCCCCTGGATCACTCCAGGGTTCAGGAAAACCGGAAAGGCCTGAACCGTATCCGGGTTATCCATACCCACCCCGGCGGAAACCCGCATCTGTCAGAGGAGGATTTTTCGGCGTCGGATCATTTATCGGTGGAATGTATGGTGGCTGTGGGTGTAGGAGAAGGCAGGCCTGTACTGTTTGGGATCGGCGCGCCCGTAGTCAAAGACGGGCAGGTGGTTTATGGCATGGGCATCTGCGAATCTCTGGAGCAGCTGAACCGCTTCCCGCTGGAAAACTATGTGCTGGCCGCCAACCGCACTCTGCGGCGGGACCCAGGCGCAGGCTTCGATATTGAGGACGAGAGGGAGCGTGCGCTGCTCATTGGAGTGGAGGTGAGCGGCAGCCGCGGCGGCATCGATCTTGAGGAGTCCATGGAGGAGCTGGCCCGGCTGGTCGAAACGGCTGAGGGCGAGGTGGCCGAGGTGGTGACCCAGCACCGGCCCCAGATCGATCCGGTCTTTTACGTTGGACGGGGCAAGCTTCTGGAAATATTGAAAATAATCCAGAATAAGGATATCAACCTGATTGTGGCCAACGATGAGCTCAGCGCCAATCAGATCGGCAATATCGAGGGTATTACGGGCGTCAAAACCATTGACCGAACCACCATCATTCTCGATATTTTCGCGCGACAGGCAAGAACCAGAGAGGGTAAGCTCCAGGTGGAGCTGGCCCAGCAGAAGTACCGGCTCAGCCATCTGAAGGGCCTGGGCATTGTGCTTTCCCGTACCGGCGGGGGCATTGGCACCCGCGGCCCGGGTGAAAAGAAGCTGGAAACCGACCGCCGCCATATCCGCAGGCAGATCGATGAGCTGGAGCGCAAAAACGCCAAAATCAACCAGACCAACGAGCTGAATGCCAAGGGCCGCCAGAAAAACAATATCCGCACGGTTTCCCTGATCGGCTATACCAACTCAGGCAAGAGCACCCTGTTTAATGTGCTTACGGAAAGCGATGCGGTCATTAAAGATGGGCTGTTCATCACCCTGGATTCAACCATCCGGAAGGTACGCCCCGAAGCCGGGGATTATCTGGTGTCCGACACGGTAGGTTTTATTGAGAAGCTTCCCCATGAGCTGATCAAGGCTTTTAAAACGACACTGAAAGAGGTGGAAACCGCCGATCTGCTTCTGCATGTAGTGGACGCCTCCAACCCCAATTATAAGAGCCAGATCGAGGTGGTTAACCAGGTGCTGCGGGATATCGGCTCCGGCCATAAGAGAGTGCTGATGGTTTATAACAAGATGGACAGGCTGGTGCCTGAGGAGCGGGAGCGTTTTGAGAACAGGGCCGCCCGGGCTGGCGACGCCATCTGCATTTCCGCGAGGGAGAAGTGGCATATTGAGGCGCTGACAGCGCTGATTGAGGGCGACCTTAAGGGCATGTCGCTTGAAAAGACCTATTGTATTCCCTATGAGGACAGCCGCGCCATAGCCGTGCTTCATGAAAAGAGTACCGTTCTGGATACCCGTTACGATGAAGGCGGCACAAGGGTTCGGGTTTCCATAGACAGTGAGTTCCCGGCGCATCAATATGAAAAGTATGAAGTGGAAGCTGAGTGA
- a CDS encoding transglycosylase domain-containing protein, translating to MLEDKTPPENEPQKQQSSKPKTPLRREAAPNGRKTEKPGSKSPKKKKKGWNDRTIPQKVGLIFIILFILSLASGGAAFGALYAQTPPLDTDNFNYIENARIMDVNGNFYQDLQGAERREIVSIDTIPDHVQNAFVAIEDQRFRSHHGVDYKRFGRAIVGVLFSGGSLDGPGGSTITQQLIKLTHLTSEKTVTRKFQEMVLATKLERVYTKDQILEAYLNKINLSHAWGVQAASEIYFGKSVSDLNVAQGAILASIANSPSYYDPYVYTTDEQGNEVFATEADGRYTLNPNNMERSLLVVDKMLELGYIDQAQYDQANAELSGNQVGLVYNEPDNTYSYFTDAVYEQVVNDLQTKYRYTENEATDMLLGGGLTIYATVDPKVQSAMEAESLNEDLYPSQSGSAAAASEAKTADTGVETNYIPEVGMTVIDNSTGNVAGIVGGREEKTNLSLNRATRKFQPGSSTKPLTAYGPGIDTGAITLGTVFADVPIAYQGWRPNNSSGTFEGLTTVREGITSSVNTIAVQANVATGLTQSAAYGTRLGLDIVQDGDANDMTPAALALGGYTHGQSSLAMASAYSAFPNMGVHKTPSFYTKVVDRSGKTLLENTDSSEQVFKPQTAYLMTDALKGVVNGGTTNIYVDGQPVAGKTGTTDENRHAWFCGYTPYYSMAVWYGYDENVVETSEGTYYLNIGIFGGSKPGPASMFEAVMNDIHEGLEPAAFPDNPGGIVTAAIDRVSGKLATDLSAKDPRGSMVFNEMFIDGTAPTEKDDCHTLVSLDVTTNSYATPYCPASSVQSVVRLQKVNRNFPQGITPVDSDYIASSETSVMVPPESQTCPVHTTAPGVEITFLVNGGAVGGTLNMQPGKSITVTANGPNNPATVVSASGSSASVSQNGNQIQIAAVSPGVTQITVTQKISVNYQQGSQVKTYETTYTRTLNINVT from the coding sequence ATGTTAGAAGATAAAACACCCCCTGAAAATGAACCCCAGAAACAACAAAGTTCAAAACCGAAAACACCGCTCCGTAGAGAGGCCGCCCCAAACGGCAGAAAAACGGAGAAACCTGGTTCCAAAAGTCCTAAAAAAAAGAAAAAGGGCTGGAATGACCGGACCATTCCCCAAAAGGTCGGGCTGATTTTTATCATTCTTTTTATTTTATCGCTTGCAAGCGGCGGCGCTGCCTTCGGCGCGCTCTATGCCCAGACGCCGCCCCTTGACACCGATAATTTTAACTACATCGAAAACGCCCGCATCATGGATGTCAACGGCAATTTCTACCAGGACCTCCAGGGCGCGGAGCGGCGGGAGATCGTCTCCATCGACACCATCCCAGACCATGTGCAGAACGCCTTTGTCGCCATTGAGGACCAGCGTTTCCGCAGCCATCACGGCGTGGATTACAAACGCTTTGGCCGGGCCATCGTCGGCGTGCTTTTTTCAGGCGGGAGCCTGGACGGGCCCGGCGGCAGTACCATCACCCAGCAGCTCATAAAGCTCACGCACCTGACCTCAGAAAAAACTGTTACCCGCAAATTTCAGGAAATGGTGCTGGCCACCAAGCTGGAACGGGTCTACACCAAAGACCAGATTCTGGAGGCCTATCTGAACAAAATTAACCTTTCCCACGCGTGGGGCGTTCAAGCTGCTTCCGAAATTTATTTTGGTAAAAGCGTCTCCGATCTGAATGTGGCCCAGGGGGCCATATTGGCCTCTATTGCCAATTCGCCGTCCTATTATGATCCCTATGTCTACACGACAGATGAACAGGGCAACGAGGTTTTTGCCACCGAGGCAGACGGCCGCTATACCCTGAACCCCAACAACATGGAGCGCTCCCTGCTCGTCGTCGATAAGATGCTGGAGCTGGGCTATATTGATCAGGCCCAGTACGATCAGGCCAATGCAGAGCTTTCCGGCAATCAGGTAGGGCTTGTCTATAATGAGCCGGATAACACCTACTCCTATTTTACCGACGCCGTCTATGAGCAGGTCGTAAATGACCTTCAGACAAAGTACCGCTATACCGAAAACGAGGCGACTGATATGCTGCTCGGCGGGGGGCTTACCATTTACGCAACCGTCGACCCCAAGGTCCAGAGCGCCATGGAAGCAGAATCTCTAAACGAAGATCTCTACCCTTCCCAGTCTGGCTCGGCAGCGGCGGCCTCTGAGGCTAAAACGGCTGATACAGGCGTGGAAACAAACTATATTCCTGAGGTCGGCATGACCGTCATTGACAACAGCACCGGCAATGTGGCCGGTATTGTGGGAGGACGGGAGGAAAAGACCAATCTGTCCCTGAACCGGGCTACCCGAAAATTCCAGCCTGGCTCCTCAACCAAACCGCTGACCGCCTACGGCCCCGGGATTGATACCGGCGCCATCACCCTCGGCACTGTTTTTGCCGATGTGCCCATCGCTTACCAGGGATGGCGGCCAAACAACTCCAGCGGCACCTTTGAGGGCCTGACCACCGTGCGCGAGGGGATCACCAGCTCGGTGAACACCATTGCCGTTCAGGCCAATGTGGCGACCGGACTCACCCAGTCTGCCGCCTACGGAACCCGTCTTGGACTGGATATTGTACAGGACGGCGACGCCAACGACATGACCCCAGCGGCTCTGGCCCTTGGAGGATACACCCACGGGCAGTCCTCACTGGCTATGGCCAGCGCTTACTCCGCTTTCCCGAATATGGGCGTTCATAAAACGCCATCTTTCTACACAAAAGTCGTAGACCGCAGCGGAAAAACCCTGCTCGAAAATACAGACAGCTCTGAGCAGGTCTTTAAGCCCCAGACCGCCTATCTGATGACCGATGCCCTGAAGGGCGTCGTAAACGGCGGAACCACCAATATTTATGTGGACGGCCAGCCTGTGGCCGGAAAAACCGGTACCACCGATGAAAACCGCCACGCCTGGTTCTGCGGCTATACACCCTATTATTCCATGGCGGTATGGTATGGCTATGATGAAAATGTCGTGGAGACAAGCGAAGGCACCTATTACCTGAATATCGGTATTTTTGGCGGAAGCAAACCTGGGCCGGCCTCTATGTTTGAGGCTGTGATGAACGATATTCACGAAGGTCTCGAGCCTGCCGCTTTCCCGGACAACCCCGGCGGCATTGTCACCGCCGCCATTGACCGCGTCTCCGGCAAGCTGGCTACCGATTTATCGGCCAAAGATCCCAGAGGCTCCATGGTCTTTAATGAAATGTTTATCGACGGCACCGCCCCTACTGAAAAGGACGACTGCCATACGCTGGTTTCGCTGGATGTCACCACAAACAGCTACGCAACTCCCTACTGCCCGGCCAGCTCGGTGCAGAGTGTGGTGCGCCTGCAAAAGGTCAACCGGAATTTCCCCCAGGGGATCACACCGGTAGATTCGGACTATATCGCCTCCTCCGAGACATCTGTCATGGTTCCGCCCGAATCCCAAACCTGTCCGGTGCATACCACCGCTCCCGGTGTTGAGATCACATTTTTGGTAAATGGTGGCGCGGTTGGCGGCACCCTCAACATGCAGCCTGGGAAATCCATCACGGTTACCGCAAACGGCCCCAACAATCCGGCCACAGTGGTTTCCGCAAGCGGCTCCTCCGCCTCGGTTTCACAGAACGGCAATCAGATTCAGATCGCAGCGGTCAGCCCCGGCGTTACCCAGATCACCGTCACCCAGAAGATCTCTGTCAATTATCAGCAGGGCAGTCAGGTGAAAACCTACGAAACGACCTACACACGCACGTTAAATATCAACGTTACATAA
- a CDS encoding DUF2284 domain-containing protein, which translates to MTKNAKDRTFETAEFPEYRVEAYVAEIPVPEYMESCVDIPTFLGYCEACPSYGKTWACPPFDFSVQDFWRSYRSFYMSGKKIIFDTREISRDCAVEDFKKISGQILKKESHALDTELIKLEAQYPGSVALSMGSCDVCGEGGCTRPFGEPCRRPERMRHSVESLGGNVGLSVKKYLKQEIQWMSEDRLPEYFMLMGGLLKK; encoded by the coding sequence ATGACAAAGAACGCGAAAGACAGGACCTTTGAGACAGCTGAGTTTCCGGAATACCGGGTGGAGGCCTACGTGGCTGAGATACCCGTTCCCGAATATATGGAGAGCTGCGTGGATATTCCCACCTTTTTGGGTTATTGCGAGGCTTGCCCAAGCTATGGAAAAACCTGGGCCTGTCCGCCTTTTGATTTTTCGGTTCAGGATTTCTGGCGGAGTTACCGGAGTTTTTATATGAGTGGCAAGAAAATTATCTTTGATACCCGGGAGATTAGCCGGGACTGTGCGGTGGAGGATTTTAAAAAGATTTCGGGGCAGATTCTTAAAAAGGAAAGTCATGCCCTCGATACTGAGCTTATAAAGCTTGAAGCCCAGTATCCCGGCAGTGTGGCGTTGTCCATGGGCAGCTGTGACGTCTGTGGGGAGGGGGGGTGCACCAGGCCTTTTGGAGAGCCCTGCAGGCGTCCAGAAAGAATGCGGCATTCGGTAGAATCCCTTGGCGGCAATGTGGGGCTGTCGGTTAAAAAATACCTGAAGCAAGAGATACAGTGGATGTCTGAGGACCGTCTGCCCGAATATTTTATGCTGATGGGCGGACTGCTGAAGAAATAA
- a CDS encoding sodium:solute symporter family protein → MTEKIVLLVAFFASMVIVGFYCRKHSTDVNGFVLGGRSVGPWLTAFSYGTSYFSAVIFVGYAGQFGWKFGIASTWIGLGNAVLGSLLAWVVLGRRTRIMTQYLDTATMPEFFGKRFDSNKLKIGASIITFVFLIPYTASLYNGLSRLFGMAFNIDYTVCIVVMAVLTGIYVIAGGYMATAINDFIQGIIMIFGIIAVVAVVLGNNGGFMEALNTLSHVSDPAVSSQAGAFTSFFGPDPLSLLGVIILTSLGTWGLPQMVGKFYAIKDEHSINKGMVISTFFAIIVAGGSYFLGGFGRLFSDRIDIAAGGYDSIIPTMLEDLPSLLIGIVVILVLSASMSTLSSLVMASSSTLALDLIKDNLIKNMDEKKQVFTIRCLIVVFILISVIIAIVQYKSSVTFIAQLMGISWGALAGAFLAPFLYGLYWKRTTKVAVWVSFIFSTVLMICNMLFRTAFPPVLQSPINAGAFAMIMGLVFVPVISLLTKAPRKRLVDDAFASYDTKVIVSVKEDLGE, encoded by the coding sequence ATGACAGAAAAGATTGTTTTACTCGTGGCGTTTTTTGCCAGTATGGTGATCGTTGGCTTCTACTGCCGGAAGCATTCCACCGATGTCAATGGGTTTGTGCTTGGAGGCCGCTCCGTCGGTCCGTGGTTAACGGCTTTTTCTTACGGGACTTCTTATTTTTCCGCCGTTATCTTTGTGGGCTATGCCGGACAGTTTGGCTGGAAATTCGGGATCGCGTCCACCTGGATTGGCCTGGGGAACGCGGTTTTAGGCTCGCTGTTGGCCTGGGTGGTGCTCGGGCGGCGCACCCGCATCATGACCCAGTATCTGGATACAGCCACCATGCCGGAGTTCTTCGGCAAGCGCTTTGATTCCAATAAGCTGAAAATCGGGGCGTCCATCATTACCTTTGTGTTTTTAATTCCCTACACTGCATCGCTTTACAATGGGCTTTCCCGCCTTTTTGGCATGGCCTTCAATATTGACTATACCGTCTGTATTGTAGTTATGGCGGTGCTGACAGGGATTTATGTGATTGCCGGGGGATACATGGCCACCGCCATCAACGATTTTATCCAGGGGATTATTATGATCTTTGGGATCATTGCTGTGGTGGCTGTGGTTTTAGGGAACAACGGCGGCTTTATGGAAGCGCTGAACACCCTGTCCCATGTCAGCGACCCAGCGGTCTCCAGCCAGGCCGGCGCTTTTACGTCCTTTTTCGGCCCGGATCCTCTGTCGCTGCTGGGGGTTATTATCCTGACCTCCCTGGGAACCTGGGGACTGCCGCAGATGGTTGGCAAGTTCTATGCAATCAAAGATGAGCACTCCATCAACAAGGGCATGGTTATTTCCACCTTTTTCGCCATTATTGTGGCCGGCGGATCATATTTTTTAGGCGGCTTTGGCCGTCTGTTCTCAGACCGGATCGACATTGCTGCCGGCGGCTATGATTCTATTATTCCCACCATGCTGGAGGACCTGCCCTCCCTGCTCATTGGGATCGTGGTGATCCTGGTTCTGTCGGCCTCCATGTCCACACTGTCTTCGCTGGTCATGGCGTCCAGCTCGACCCTGGCCCTGGATCTGATTAAGGATAACCTGATTAAAAACATGGATGAGAAGAAGCAGGTGTTTACGATTCGCTGCCTGATTGTGGTTTTTATCCTGATTTCGGTGATCATCGCCATTGTGCAGTATAAGAGCTCTGTCACGTTTATTGCCCAGCTGATGGGCATATCCTGGGGTGCCTTAGCCGGTGCGTTTCTGGCACCGTTCCTTTACGGCCTGTACTGGAAGCGGACAACCAAAGTAGCGGTTTGGGTTTCCTTCATTTTCAGCACGGTGCTCATGATCTGCAATATGCTCTTCCGCACAGCTTTTCCGCCGGTCTTGCAGTCACCCATCAACGCGGGTGCCTTTGCCATGATCATGGGCCTGGTCTTTGTGCCGGTGATCAGTCTCCTGACCAAAGCGCCCAGAAAGCGTCTGGTGGACGACGCCTTTGCATCCTATGATACCAAGGTCATTGTATCGGTTAAGGAAGATTTGGGAGAATAG
- a CDS encoding HesA/MoeB/ThiF family protein, whose product MNLFTKRYDRNFPAFSPDDFAIIQRSTVSVVGCGGLGGYIIEALARIGIDGLVLVDGDIFDVSNLNRQLLCTEENIGCPKAEAAAARVHAINSGVTVTVYDAFLNENNAEEFIADSDVVIDALDNIPARLALQKACKKLEKPLVHGAIGGFNAQVTTIFPGDDTLSLLYKVKEDNGAYKPQSGGNPAFTPALAAAVEVSEALKLLTGKGETLRKKLLYIDLLDNEFTTFEL is encoded by the coding sequence ATGAACCTTTTTACCAAAAGATACGACCGCAACTTTCCGGCCTTTTCGCCGGATGATTTTGCCATTATCCAGCGCAGCACGGTCAGCGTGGTGGGCTGCGGCGGCCTTGGGGGCTATATTATCGAGGCGCTGGCCCGGATCGGCATCGACGGGCTCGTTCTGGTCGACGGCGATATTTTCGATGTCTCCAACCTGAACCGACAGCTCCTGTGCACCGAGGAAAACATCGGCTGCCCAAAGGCCGAAGCCGCTGCCGCCAGGGTTCACGCCATTAACAGCGGCGTTACCGTCACCGTGTACGATGCCTTTTTAAACGAGAACAACGCTGAAGAATTTATCGCCGACAGCGACGTTGTCATCGACGCTTTAGACAATATCCCAGCGCGCCTCGCGCTCCAAAAAGCCTGTAAAAAGCTTGAAAAGCCTCTGGTTCACGGTGCCATCGGCGGCTTTAACGCTCAGGTTACCACTATTTTTCCGGGAGACGATACCCTTTCACTGCTTTACAAAGTAAAGGAGGACAACGGGGCTTACAAACCCCAGAGCGGCGGAAATCCGGCATTTACACCCGCTTTGGCCGCCGCAGTGGAAGTGAGCGAGGCCCTGAAGCTTCTGACTGGAAAAGGGGAAACCCTGCGCAAAAAACTGCTTTACATCGATCTGCTCGACAACGAATTCACAACCTTTGAACTTTAA
- a CDS encoding MogA/MoaB family molybdenum cofactor biosynthesis protein, whose translation MFTVAILTLSDKGSRGEREDKSGPVIAEMLDADLYEVVHTAILPDEKHIIESNLKALCDAIDPVNLILTTGGTGFSPRDVTPEATTSVCDRLTPGIPEAMRYESLKITPKAMLSRSAAGIRGRTLIINLPGSPKAVRENLAAILPALDHGLEMLLSAGSAECAAPEK comes from the coding sequence ATGTTTACTGTAGCCATTCTAACCCTGAGCGATAAAGGCTCACGCGGAGAACGCGAAGACAAAAGCGGCCCCGTCATTGCCGAGATGCTGGATGCTGACCTGTACGAGGTCGTGCATACCGCCATCCTGCCCGACGAGAAGCACATTATCGAAAGTAATTTAAAAGCCCTGTGCGACGCCATCGACCCGGTTAATCTGATTCTGACCACTGGCGGCACAGGCTTTTCGCCCCGGGATGTCACCCCCGAGGCCACTACCTCGGTCTGTGACCGGCTGACCCCCGGCATTCCCGAGGCCATGCGTTATGAAAGCCTGAAAATCACGCCAAAGGCCATGCTGAGCCGAAGCGCCGCCGGCATTCGCGGGCGCACCCTCATCATCAATCTGCCCGGCAGCCCAAAGGCTGTCCGCGAAAATCTGGCCGCCATCCTGCCAGCGCTGGATCATGGGCTTGAAATGCTGCTGAGCGCCGGCTCAGCCGAGTGCGCCGCACCGGAAAAGTAA
- a CDS encoding YcbK family protein translates to MKKFYKRIFITLAAVLVVVTSGVFLVNFQKMPEAAPEVPVLEPAAPAPGPPDEKGVDTPPESEPPEPPEVLEPHASAHFLMSEYACDCAGYCDGWPAGMNPELLEKIEALRCTFDCPVIITSGVRCEARNEEVGGVSWSFHKRGCAADLYCPGVALGDLVLAAKELGMNVLPYYSQGYLHVEVNG, encoded by the coding sequence ATGAAAAAATTTTATAAACGTATTTTTATCACACTGGCCGCTGTGCTGGTCGTTGTGACAAGCGGCGTGTTTCTGGTAAACTTTCAGAAAATGCCGGAGGCGGCGCCAGAGGTGCCGGTGCTGGAGCCGGCAGCTCCAGCGCCGGGACCTCCAGATGAAAAGGGCGTGGACACGCCGCCGGAGTCAGAACCTCCAGAACCGCCTGAAGTCCTGGAGCCGCACGCGTCAGCGCATTTTTTGATGTCGGAATATGCCTGCGATTGTGCGGGTTACTGCGATGGTTGGCCTGCGGGTATGAACCCAGAGCTCCTTGAAAAAATAGAGGCGCTGCGGTGCACTTTCGATTGTCCGGTCATCATTACCTCGGGGGTACGCTGTGAGGCGCGAAACGAGGAGGTGGGCGGTGTAAGCTGGTCCTTTCATAAACGTGGCTGCGCGGCAGACCTGTACTGTCCGGGCGTGGCGTTGGGCGATCTGGTGCTGGCGGCCAAAGAGCTGGGTATGAACGTGCTGCCCTACTACAGCCAGGGCTATCTGCACGTCGAGGTCAATGGCTAG
- a CDS encoding DUF2922 domain-containing protein, with product MAATTNKDLSIYFQRTDGKEFKMTIPDYKEGITDAEIKTGAQSIVDLGAFEPEGFALAKVTGAVKVDTTKTDVVIENAA from the coding sequence ATGGCAGCAACAACCAACAAAGATTTATCCATCTATTTTCAGCGCACAGACGGAAAGGAATTTAAAATGACCATCCCGGATTACAAAGAGGGGATTACCGACGCGGAGATAAAAACCGGCGCGCAGTCCATTGTTGATCTGGGCGCCTTTGAGCCTGAGGGTTTCGCTTTGGCCAAGGTGACTGGAGCCGTAAAAGTCGACACCACTAAAACCGATGTGGTTATTGAGAACGCAGCATAA
- a CDS encoding GH25 family lysozyme, whose translation MLNGIDISAWQQGIDTAAVPSDFVIIKATEGLNYVNGDCDRAYQQAKAAGKKLGVYHFADGNSSGTAEADFFVDNVAGYIGEAVLVLDWETHAVTRGSGYAKAFLDRVQARTGIKPMIYMSGSVVNEWDWSAVVAGDYGLWVAYYSTDSCDGYWPDAPMYPISDWAGASMLQYTSGGYLPGWSDRLDLNVFYGDHAAWDAYAGGGTGVTPQPQPVPAPEAQENAQNTTTHIVQSGDTLSAIADRYGTTYQHLASINGIADPDLIYPGDIIVIDGVASGSGQTYTIQSGDTLSSIAGKFGTSVAHLAALNGIENPDLIYTGDTIRIN comes from the coding sequence ATGTTAAACGGTATTGATATAAGCGCATGGCAGCAAGGGATAGATACGGCTGCTGTGCCATCCGATTTTGTAATTATTAAGGCGACCGAGGGATTAAATTATGTGAACGGCGATTGTGACCGGGCTTACCAGCAGGCCAAAGCGGCCGGCAAGAAGCTGGGCGTGTACCACTTTGCGGACGGGAACAGCTCAGGGACGGCTGAAGCAGATTTCTTTGTGGACAATGTGGCTGGCTATATCGGTGAAGCGGTTCTGGTTTTGGACTGGGAAACCCATGCGGTTACGCGTGGGTCGGGATACGCCAAAGCGTTCTTGGACAGAGTACAGGCCAGAACGGGCATTAAGCCGATGATTTACATGTCCGGCTCCGTGGTCAATGAGTGGGACTGGAGCGCGGTTGTCGCGGGAGATTATGGCTTATGGGTCGCTTACTACAGTACCGACAGCTGCGATGGTTACTGGCCGGACGCGCCGATGTACCCCATCAGCGACTGGGCTGGTGCTTCAATGCTCCAGTACACGTCTGGCGGCTATCTGCCCGGCTGGTCTGACCGTTTAGACTTAAATGTGTTCTACGGCGATCATGCTGCCTGGGACGCTTACGCAGGGGGTGGCACCGGTGTAACGCCGCAGCCGCAGCCAGTACCGGCACCAGAAGCGCAGGAAAACGCACAGAATACAACCACCCATATTGTACAGAGTGGAGATACCCTGTCTGCTATTGCGGACCGATACGGAACGACTTACCAGCATCTGGCGTCGATCAACGGGATTGCTGACCCGGACCTGATCTATCCCGGCGATATAATTGTGATTGATGGGGTGGCCTCCGGTAGCGGGCAGACTTATACGATCCAGAGCGGCGATACACTTTCTAGTATTGCTGGAAAGTTTGGTACGAGCGTTGCACATCTGGCGGCGTTGAATGGGATTGAAAACCCGGATTTGATTTATACGGGGGATACGATTCGGATTAATTAG